The proteins below are encoded in one region of Balaenoptera acutorostrata chromosome 11, mBalAcu1.1, whole genome shotgun sequence:
- the KCNJ4 gene encoding inward rectifier potassium channel 4, translated as MHGHSRNGQAHVPRRKRRNRFVKKNGQCNVYFANLSNKSQRYMADIFTTCVDTRWRYMLMIFSAAFLVSWLFFGLLFWCIAFFHGDLEAGPAGAAAGAPVVGGGGAAPAAPKPCIMHVNGFLGAFLFSVETQTTIGYGFRCVTEECPLAVIAVVVQSIVGCVIDSFMIGTIMAKMARPKKRAQTLLFSHHAVISVRDGKLCLMWRVGNLRKSHIVEAHVRAQLIKPYMTQEGEYLPLDQRDLNVGYDIGLDRIFLVSPIIIVHEIDEDSPLYGMGKEELESEDFEIVVILEGMVEATAMTTQARSSYLASEILWGHRFEPVVFEEKSHYKVDYSRFHKTYEVAGTPCCSARELQESKITVLPAPPPPPSAFCYENELALMSQEEEEMEEEAAAAAAVAAGLGLEAGSKEEAGIIRMLEFGSHLDLERMQATLPLDNISYRRESAI; from the coding sequence ATGCACGGGCACAGCCGCAACGGGCAGGCCCACGTGCCCCGGCGGAAACGCCGCAACCGCTTCGTCAAGAAGAACGGCCAATGCAACGTCTACTTCGCCAACCTGAGCAACAAGTCGCAGCGCTACATGGCGGACATCTTCACCACCTGCGTGGACACACGCTGGCGCTACATGCTGATGATCTTTTCTGCGGCCTTCCTTGTCTCCTGGCTCTTTTTTGGCCTCCTCTTCTGGTGCATCGCCTTCTTCCACGGTGACCTGGAGGCCGGCCCGGCGGGGGCTGCGGCGGGGGCCCCGGTGGTGGGAGGCGGCGGGGCGGCCCCGGCGGCCCCCAAGCCCTGCATCATGCACGTGAACGGCTTCCTGGGTGCCTTCCTGTTCTCAGTGGAGACGCAGACAACCATCGGCTACGGGTTCCGCTGCGTGACGGAGGAGTGCCCGCTGGCGGTCATCGCCGTGGTGGTCCAGTCCATCGTGGGCTGCGTCATCGACTCCTTCATGATCGGCACCATCATGGCCAAGATGGCGCGGCCCAAGAAGCGGGCGCAGACGCTGCTGTTTAGCCACCACGCGGTCATCTCGGTGCGCGACGGCAAGCTCTGCCTGATGTGGCGCGTGGGCAACCTGCGCAAGAGCCACATCGTGGAGGCCCACGTGCGGGCCCAGCTCATCAAGCCCTACATGACCCAGGAGGGCGAGTACCTGCCGCTGGACCAGCGGGACCTCAACGTGGGCTACGACATCGGCCTGGACCGCATCTTCCTGGTGTCGCCCATCATCATCGTCCACGAGATCGACGAGGACAGCCCGCTCTACGGCATGGGCAAGGAGGAGCTGGAGTCGGAGGACTTTGAGATCGTGGTCATCCTGGAGGGCATGGTGGAGGCCACTGCCATGACCACCCAGGCCCGCAGCTCCTACCTGGCCAGCGAGATCCTATGGGGCCACCGCTTCGAGCCCGTGGTCTTTGAGGAGAAGAGCCACTACAAAGTGGACTACTCGCGCTTCCACAAGACCTACGAGGTGGCCGGCACGCCCTGCTGCTCCGCCCGGGAGCTGCAGGAGAGCAAGATCACCGTGCTGCCCGCTCCGCCGCCCCCGCCCAGTGCCTTCTGCTACGAGAACGAGCTGGCCCTCATGagccaggaggaagaggagatggaggaggaggccGCGGCCGCTGCCGCCGTGGCCGCGGGCCTGGGCCTGGAGGCAGGCTCCAAGGAGGAGGCGGGCATCATCCGGATGCTGGAGTTTGGCAGCCACTTGGATCTGGAGCGCATGCAAGCCACCCTCCCGCTGGACAACATCTCCTACCGCAGGGAGTCCGCCATCTGA